A stretch of the Candidatus Aegiribacteria sp. genome encodes the following:
- a CDS encoding YbaB/EbfC family nucleoid-associated protein produces MDQKQLRKMMAQAQKMQNGMQRIQEELEDTRVEGSAADGLVKAVVTGQGELVELSISKDAVDPDDIEMLEDLVLVAVKNAVSESQKLSKSRMDTLGIPGIGGIM; encoded by the coding sequence ATGGATCAGAAACAACTCAGGAAAATGATGGCCCAGGCTCAGAAAATGCAGAACGGCATGCAAAGAATTCAGGAGGAGCTTGAAGATACCAGAGTAGAAGGTTCTGCTGCTGATGGTCTTGTCAAAGCAGTAGTTACAGGGCAAGGTGAACTTGTTGAGCTCAGTATATCGAAGGATGCAGTTGATCCCGATGATATTGAAATGCTCGAAGATCTTGTTCTGGTTGCGGTAAAAAATGCAGTATCCGAGAGCCAGAAGCTGTCAAAAAGCAGGATGGATACCCTGGGAATACCGGGAATTGGGGGAATAATGTGA
- the recR gene encoding recombination mediator RecR, which translates to MSSVLFDRLAEQLQRLPGIGRKTAFRLAFSLADNREFAKELSDVLKLTWEEVRECQICRNITENEVCDICSSTSRNDSVCVVHNPADMRSIEDAGLFRGKYFVLHGFLAPLDGMGPDELGISKLKKMIENSGADEIILALDSTADGEATSAYLARTLEKTGVRITRLARGLPPGASVEFADSLTLMQAFEGRQKV; encoded by the coding sequence GTGAGCTCTGTGCTTTTCGACAGACTCGCTGAGCAGCTTCAGAGACTACCCGGAATCGGCAGAAAAACCGCTTTTAGACTCGCATTCAGTCTTGCGGATAACAGGGAGTTTGCAAAGGAACTTTCAGATGTTCTGAAATTGACATGGGAAGAAGTTAGAGAGTGTCAGATCTGCAGAAATATCACGGAGAATGAAGTTTGCGATATTTGCTCAAGCACATCTCGTAATGATTCTGTATGCGTTGTTCACAATCCCGCTGATATGCGTTCAATCGAAGATGCCGGACTTTTCAGGGGAAAGTATTTCGTACTGCACGGATTCCTTGCTCCGCTTGACGGAATGGGGCCTGATGAACTTGGTATCAGTAAATTGAAGAAGATGATAGAGAATTCAGGAGCTGATGAGATTATTCTGGCGCTGGATTCTACAGCTGACGGAGAAGCAACATCAGCCTATCTTGCCAGAACTCTTGAAAAAACAGGTGTTCGGATTACTCGACTTGCAAGAGGTCTTCCCCCCGGAGCCTCTGTGGAATTCGCTGATTCTCTTACGCTTATGCAGGCGTTTGAGGGTAGACAGAAGGTTTGA